The window TTCAGCTCCACCTGCTTGGCCGCCTCGACGATGCCGGTGGCGATCACGTCGCACTTCATGATCCCGCCGAAGATGTTGACGAGAATGCCCTTCACGTTGGGATCGGAAAGGATAATCTTGAACGCTTCGCGCACCTTTTCCACCGACGCGCCCCCGCCGACGTCGAGGAAGTTGGCCGGCTCGCCGCCGTAGAACTTGATGATGTCCATGGTGGCCATGGCCAGCCCGGCGCCGTTGACCATGCAGCCGATGTTGCCGTCGAGGGCGATGTAGCTGAGGTCGTACTTGGCCGCTTCCTGCTCCCGCGGGTCCTCCTCGTTCGGATCGCGCAACGCGGCGATTTCCGGATGGCGGAAGAGGGCGTTGTCGTCGAAGTTGAGCTTGGCATCGAGGGCCAGCACTTCGCCGTCACCGGTAACAACGAGCGGGTTGATCTCCGCCAGGGAGCAGTCCTTGTCGACAAAGGCCTGGTAGAGCCCCATGAAGAACTTGACCGCCTTGCCGACCAGCTCCTTGGGAATGTTGATGGCGTAGGCCACCTTGCGCGCCTGGAAGGGCATCAGGCCGGTCAGCGGGTCGATGTATTCCTTGACGATTTTCTCCGGCGCGCGCTTGGCCACCTCTTCGATCTCCACGCCGCCTTCCTCCGAGGCCATCAGGACGACGCGGCCCGTTGTCCGGTCGACGACCATGCCGACATAGTATTCCTTCCGGATGTCGCAGCCCTGCTCGATCAGGAGGCGCTTCACTTCCTTGCCTTCCGGGCCGGTCTGG is drawn from Calditerricola satsumensis and contains these coding sequences:
- the sucC gene encoding ADP-forming succinate--CoA ligase subunit beta, with the protein product MNIHEHQAKEILKQYGVAVPRGKVAFTVDEAVEAAKELGTDVVVVKAQIHAGGRGKAGGVKLAKSLDEVRAYAQELLGKKLVTYQTGPEGKEVKRLLIEQGCDIRKEYYVGMVVDRTTGRVVLMASEEGGVEIEEVAKRAPEKIVKEYIDPLTGLMPFQARKVAYAINIPKELVGKAVKFFMGLYQAFVDKDCSLAEINPLVVTGDGEVLALDAKLNFDDNALFRHPEIAALRDPNEEDPREQEAAKYDLSYIALDGNIGCMVNGAGLAMATMDIIKFYGGEPANFLDVGGGASVEKVREAFKIILSDPNVKGILVNIFGGIMKCDVIATGIVEAAKQVELKVPLVVRLEGTNVELGKKILAESGLDIVSADSMADAAQKIVSLVS